A window of the Bacteriovorax sp. PP10 genome harbors these coding sequences:
- a CDS encoding efflux RND transporter permease subunit has protein sequence MSLANVSIKRPIFITCVIIGILVGGFTAFKSMSVDLFPDVSIPVVTVQTVYQGAGPQEIETLVSKPLEDEIASISGIKRLKSRNLEGVSILIVEFNDDKDSKVAEQEVRDKVNIAKADLPTEVEDPIIKKFDPSDSPIVYLSVTAKGLGDGELYDLADRIIKPRLEQVDNVGAVEIIGGRKREIHVLLDRNKLKSREISVSQVSSQVGAMGENIPAGKVSRDDKELVFRGVGEFSNVQEVADTLVNLYGNEVPTRVADLGIVKDTLEDEKSRSFLNENRVLTLQVYRQAGSNTLKVAQDIKKKAAAINLELKDSKNAPKLDIIVDSSEKIEANVHDVYETIIIGIILTVITVFFFLGSVRSTLITALSLPVSLIGSFILIGLAGFTINIVTLLALTLAVGLLIDDAIVVIENVYRFMEKGFDSKEAAQKATAEIQMAVIAITLVVMAVFVPVAMMSGTIGQFLKSFGLTVAFSMAISLFVALTIIPMLAAYFGGEHHDIKHIPENPGIYDKTLGRMVRGFDRFQTWLENIYEAFLKFTLKSPLATIGATLAIFLFSFYVAGFLPGEFVPDDNADELNITLELTPGTNIEKTAQVATEVKNIVQKNDIVDFVLYSAGNENGEVNKATFIVKLKKDRHGITTENFRNTLREQLVAYKEIANPIVKKYDTSGMGRQPMILNITSPDAAALERSAMKIFEAMKKDKRLVDSDSNYRTGKPELQVKVKPGAAREYGINTKTLGAELRAQVEGATPAVFRENGQEYDVRVRLTDEQRDLKKLYNQVYVPNINHRLVKLSDVANGVETTGPASIERMNRGRFIELSSGLKPGEGLNQIMAEYTERMTKGDLKLEPGVNLNLGGDAEDMAKLMTSTILAVGMGLLVIYLILSSLYESFITPVTIMLSLPLAISGAFFGLYLTGKTMNLFAIFGFFMLIGVAGKNGILMVDFAKQLMEEGKDRFTAIIEAGKTRLRPILMTSFALIAGTLPIAIGLNPASRTRTSMGVAIVAGVALSTILTLIVLPSIFVYIDRFRVWANNLGAKMTSQTKEEKAHKPNKHTEVQGQSKIEDDSMVTE, from the coding sequence ATGAGTTTAGCAAACGTATCCATTAAAAGACCCATATTTATCACCTGTGTAATCATCGGGATTCTAGTTGGTGGTTTTACGGCCTTCAAATCAATGTCAGTCGATTTATTTCCTGACGTTTCGATTCCGGTTGTAACTGTACAAACTGTTTATCAAGGAGCTGGTCCTCAAGAGATTGAGACACTAGTATCTAAACCGCTTGAAGATGAAATTGCATCAATCTCAGGTATCAAACGTTTAAAATCAAGAAACCTTGAAGGGGTTTCTATTCTTATCGTTGAGTTCAACGATGATAAAGATTCAAAAGTAGCAGAGCAGGAAGTCCGCGATAAAGTAAACATCGCAAAAGCTGATCTTCCAACTGAAGTAGAAGATCCGATCATTAAAAAATTCGACCCTTCTGATAGCCCGATCGTATATCTTTCTGTTACAGCAAAAGGTTTAGGCGATGGTGAGTTATACGACTTGGCCGACAGAATTATTAAACCTCGTCTAGAGCAAGTAGATAACGTTGGTGCGGTTGAAATTATCGGTGGACGTAAAAGAGAAATTCACGTTTTACTAGATAGAAATAAACTTAAATCGCGTGAGATCTCAGTTTCTCAGGTATCTTCTCAAGTAGGAGCGATGGGAGAAAATATTCCTGCAGGTAAAGTTTCTCGTGATGATAAAGAATTAGTATTCAGAGGAGTGGGAGAGTTCTCAAATGTTCAGGAAGTCGCAGATACACTAGTTAACCTTTATGGTAACGAAGTACCAACTCGTGTTGCTGATCTTGGGATCGTTAAAGATACATTAGAAGATGAAAAATCGCGCTCATTTTTAAATGAGAACCGCGTATTAACTCTACAAGTTTATCGTCAAGCAGGATCGAACACTCTTAAAGTTGCTCAAGATATTAAGAAAAAAGCTGCGGCCATTAACTTAGAATTAAAAGACAGTAAAAATGCTCCGAAGCTTGATATCATCGTCGACTCGTCTGAAAAGATTGAGGCCAACGTTCATGACGTTTATGAAACAATTATTATCGGTATTATCTTAACGGTCATTACAGTATTTTTCTTCTTAGGTTCTGTAAGGTCTACTTTAATCACGGCCCTTTCACTTCCAGTTTCTTTAATCGGATCTTTCATCTTGATTGGTCTTGCTGGATTTACAATTAACATCGTAACTCTACTGGCCCTGACGTTAGCAGTAGGTCTCTTGATCGATGATGCCATCGTTGTTATTGAGAACGTTTATCGATTTATGGAAAAAGGTTTTGATTCCAAAGAAGCAGCTCAAAAAGCGACAGCTGAAATTCAGATGGCCGTTATTGCGATTACACTGGTTGTAATGGCCGTATTCGTACCAGTTGCCATGATGTCAGGAACGATCGGACAGTTCCTTAAATCATTCGGTTTAACAGTTGCTTTCTCAATGGCCATTTCACTTTTTGTTGCCCTTACAATTATTCCGATGCTTGCAGCTTACTTTGGGGGCGAGCACCATGACATTAAACATATTCCTGAAAACCCAGGTATCTACGACAAAACTCTTGGCCGCATGGTTAGAGGATTTGACCGTTTCCAAACTTGGTTAGAAAACATTTACGAAGCTTTCTTAAAGTTCACTTTAAAGTCTCCACTGGCGACAATTGGTGCAACTTTAGCGATCTTCCTTTTCTCTTTCTACGTAGCAGGCTTCCTTCCAGGTGAATTCGTTCCAGATGATAACGCTGACGAATTAAATATTACACTTGAGCTTACTCCGGGAACAAATATTGAAAAAACTGCACAGGTTGCAACTGAAGTAAAAAATATCGTTCAAAAAAATGATATCGTCGACTTCGTTCTTTATTCTGCAGGAAATGAAAACGGTGAGGTTAATAAGGCCACTTTCATTGTTAAGTTGAAAAAAGACAGACATGGAATTACGACAGAAAACTTTAGAAATACACTTAGAGAGCAACTTGTTGCTTATAAAGAAATCGCTAACCCAATTGTAAAAAAATACGATACATCGGGAATGGGACGTCAGCCGATGATTTTAAACATCACTTCTCCTGATGCTGCTGCACTGGAAAGAAGTGCAATGAAAATTTTTGAAGCGATGAAAAAAGACAAGCGTCTGGTAGACTCTGACTCTAACTATAGAACTGGTAAGCCAGAGCTACAGGTAAAAGTTAAGCCAGGAGCAGCGAGAGAGTACGGTATCAACACTAAAACATTAGGTGCAGAACTAAGAGCACAAGTTGAAGGGGCGACACCTGCTGTTTTCCGTGAAAATGGTCAAGAGTATGATGTTCGTGTTCGTTTAACTGATGAACAAAGAGATTTAAAGAAACTTTACAATCAGGTTTATGTACCAAACATCAACCACCGCTTAGTTAAACTTTCTGATGTTGCTAATGGTGTAGAGACAACTGGTCCGGCGTCTATTGAAAGGATGAACCGTGGACGTTTTATTGAGCTTTCATCAGGGCTAAAACCAGGTGAAGGTTTAAATCAGATTATGGCCGAATATACAGAGAGAATGACTAAAGGAGATTTAAAGCTTGAGCCAGGTGTTAACCTGAACTTAGGTGGTGATGCTGAAGATATGGCAAAGCTAATGACTTCAACAATTCTTGCCGTAGGTATGGGTCTACTAGTTATTTATCTGATTCTTTCATCTTTATATGAGTCTTTTATTACTCCTGTAACGATTATGCTTTCGCTTCCACTTGCTATTAGTGGAGCTTTCTTCGGACTTTATTTAACAGGTAAAACAATGAACCTGTTTGCGATCTTTGGGTTCTTCATGCTTATCGGTGTTGCCGGTAAAAACGGGATTCTAATGGTCGACTTTGCAAAGCAGTTGATGGAAGAAGGTAAAGATAGATTTACTGCTATCATTGAAGCAGGTAAGACTCGTCTTCGTCCAATTCTTATGACTTCATTTGCTCTAATCGCTGGTACTTTACCTATTGCAATCGGTTTGAACCCAGCTTCTAGAACTAGAACTTCAATGGGGGTTGCAATTGTAGCAGGTGTTGCTTTATCAACGATTCTAACTTTGATTGTTCTCCCATCGATCTTCGTTTATATCGACCGCTTTAGAGTATGGGCTAATAATTTGGGAGCAAAAATGACTTCTCAAACTAAAGAAGAGAAAGCTCATAAACCAAACAAGCATACTGAAGTTCAAGGTCAGTCTAAAATTGAAGACGATTCAATGGTGACTGAGTAA
- a CDS encoding redoxin domain-containing protein codes for MSSIYHISLTKEEGQVVTLEEYKDKVLLVVNVPVNTGSTAQHKKLEQLYANYKDMGFEILAVQTDEFDIKLFGDKHQFSFPLFQATRVRGEGQHELYKILTTDAPDSFGTFYSQAKRAFIKRGLDVGHDNDVMWNFEKFLINKQGVVVKRFAPEIHPDDSRLIEVLDKEIGNISSLSA; via the coding sequence ATGAGCAGCATTTATCATATCAGTTTAACAAAAGAAGAAGGACAGGTTGTTACATTAGAAGAATACAAAGATAAAGTTCTTCTGGTGGTCAACGTTCCGGTGAATACGGGTTCAACTGCTCAACACAAAAAATTAGAACAATTGTATGCAAACTACAAAGACATGGGATTTGAAATCCTTGCCGTTCAGACAGATGAATTTGATATCAAACTCTTTGGTGACAAGCACCAGTTCTCTTTTCCACTTTTTCAAGCGACAAGAGTGAGAGGAGAAGGGCAACATGAACTTTATAAAATTCTCACAACTGATGCCCCGGATTCATTCGGAACTTTTTATAGTCAGGCGAAACGCGCTTTTATTAAGCGTGGTCTGGATGTTGGACATGACAATGATGTGATGTGGAACTTTGAAAAGTTTCTTATTAACAAACAAGGCGTGGTAGTGAAGCGTTTTGCACCAGAGATTCATCCTGATGACTCAAGACTAATTGAGGTCCTTGATAAGGAAATTGGAAATATTTCATCGCTGAGTGCCTAA
- a CDS encoding glutathione S-transferase N-terminal domain-containing protein, whose product MIDLHYWTTPNGHKITIFLEESGLPYKLHPVNISKNEQFNADFLKVNPNNKIPAIVDNTPEDNAGPLTLFESGAILWYLAEKAKKFVPHSTRAKAEVSQWLFWQMAGLGPMAGQNHHFNKYAPEKIPYAMDRYIKETARLYGVLNKQLDGKEWVAAGEYTIADMAIYPWIVPYEMQSQDLNDFPHLKKWFEKMQKREAVVRAYDIAKKIK is encoded by the coding sequence ATGATTGATTTACATTATTGGACAACGCCTAACGGTCACAAGATAACGATCTTTTTGGAAGAGTCAGGTCTTCCATACAAGCTTCACCCCGTAAATATTTCCAAGAACGAACAGTTCAATGCTGACTTTTTAAAAGTGAACCCCAACAATAAAATTCCGGCCATTGTTGATAATACTCCTGAGGATAATGCCGGGCCTTTAACTCTTTTTGAATCTGGTGCTATCCTTTGGTACCTTGCCGAGAAAGCAAAAAAATTCGTCCCACATTCAACTCGCGCGAAAGCGGAAGTTTCACAATGGTTATTCTGGCAGATGGCGGGACTAGGCCCTATGGCCGGACAAAATCATCACTTCAATAAGTACGCGCCTGAGAAAATTCCGTACGCAATGGATAGATACATTAAAGAGACGGCCAGACTTTATGGCGTTTTAAATAAACAACTCGATGGAAAAGAATGGGTAGCAGCAGGAGAGTATACGATTGCTGACATGGCCATTTATCCATGGATTGTCCCTTATGAAATGCAAAGTCAGGATTTAAATGATTTTCCTCATCTAAAAAAATGGTTTGAGAAAATGCAAAAGCGAGAAGCGGTCGTGCGCGCTTATGATATCGCTAAAAAAATTAAGTAA
- a CDS encoding PAS domain-containing hybrid sensor histidine kinase/response regulator gives MSKLAIDSMIDYAVYILDKRGIILSSNSGAKNLTGLQASEVIGTHFARFYSIEDIEQNLPENDLKTARTQGHYEVENWMTRKDGSQFWANIIINRLNDQSGKHIGYSQITRDLTAKKHNEDALRMAEYSAQKELKLKSQFIADISHELRTPLGAILGFAEFLQKDNINETDKSHYLDIILKNGKNLNRIINDVLDLSKIEAGRVDIELIEFNLHNTIDEVIELFRPQCLAKNINIRYDKKEIDVDKIISDCNRLRQILNNIIGNAIKFTDKGEITISVLKLKETPEQNCFEILIKDTGIGLTQDDMNRIFHPFIQVGNAQNIKNKGSGLGLVLARRMAEALGGDVELVGTAPGVGSVFSVKFTDYKTLKSSSRPKAVEMQMHSLKSKSILIVDDSVDNLEIIKLFLNSYGGDPDVAIDGNEALRKVQNKKYDVILMDIEMPNMNGFQVIKELRQRKNKTPVIALTAHAMPEDRLKTKNAGFIDHVTKPIDFNYLVSTIETLH, from the coding sequence ATGTCTAAACTCGCAATCGATTCCATGATCGATTACGCCGTTTACATTCTAGACAAAAGAGGAATTATTCTCTCGTCGAACAGTGGTGCAAAAAACCTTACTGGCCTTCAGGCCAGTGAAGTCATTGGAACTCACTTCGCACGCTTCTATTCTATTGAAGATATCGAACAAAACTTACCGGAGAATGATTTAAAAACTGCCCGCACTCAAGGGCACTATGAAGTTGAAAACTGGATGACGAGAAAAGATGGCTCACAATTCTGGGCCAACATTATTATCAACCGTTTGAATGACCAAAGTGGCAAGCATATTGGATACTCACAAATCACAAGAGACTTAACAGCTAAGAAACATAATGAAGATGCACTTCGTATGGCCGAGTATTCAGCACAAAAAGAATTGAAATTAAAATCACAATTTATCGCTGATATTTCTCACGAGCTTCGTACTCCATTAGGAGCAATCCTGGGGTTTGCTGAGTTCTTACAGAAAGATAATATAAATGAGACAGATAAGTCTCACTACCTTGATATTATTTTAAAAAACGGAAAAAATCTCAACCGTATCATTAACGATGTGCTCGACCTTTCCAAGATTGAGGCAGGTAGAGTTGATATCGAACTAATCGAATTTAACTTGCACAACACTATTGATGAAGTCATCGAGCTATTCAGGCCACAGTGCCTGGCAAAAAATATAAATATTAGATATGACAAAAAAGAAATAGACGTTGATAAGATCATCAGTGACTGCAACAGGCTTCGTCAGATTCTAAATAATATTATCGGCAACGCGATTAAGTTTACTGACAAAGGTGAAATCACAATCAGTGTTCTTAAGCTTAAAGAAACACCTGAACAAAACTGCTTTGAAATTTTAATTAAAGATACAGGGATTGGTCTTACCCAAGACGATATGAATAGAATTTTCCATCCTTTCATTCAAGTGGGAAATGCACAAAATATAAAAAATAAAGGATCTGGACTTGGTCTGGTCCTGGCCCGTCGAATGGCCGAAGCACTTGGTGGTGATGTGGAATTAGTCGGTACTGCTCCAGGAGTAGGAAGTGTTTTTAGCGTAAAGTTTACTGATTATAAAACGCTGAAGAGTTCATCGCGACCTAAAGCTGTCGAAATGCAGATGCATTCTTTAAAATCAAAATCGATTTTGATTGTAGATGATTCTGTCGATAATTTAGAAATTATAAAATTATTCTTAAATTCATACGGTGGTGACCCTGATGTTGCGATTGATGGAAATGAAGCTTTAAGAAAAGTTCAGAATAAAAAATATGACGTTATTTTAATGGATATTGAAATGCCTAATATGAATGGCTTTCAGGTTATTAAAGAGCTTCGTCAGAGAAAAAACAAAACACCTGTCATCGCTCTAACGGCCCATGCTATGCCGGAAGATCGTCTTAAAACTAAAAATGCTGGTTTTATCGACCACGTAACCAAACCGATTGATTTCAATTATCTCGTCTCAACTATTGAGACTCTTCATTAA
- a CDS encoding aldo/keto reductase, producing MINQKYTNLNDGLKIPTVGFGTWKVSDTEAPAVVEEALAAGYRSIDTAAIYGNESGVGTAIKNSSVDRAEIFLTTKVWNSEQGYDSTLRAMDTSLKKLKTDYVDLYLIHWPMPAQDKYVATWKALNRLRTEGIARSIGVCNFNIDHLERLIGETGVIPVLNQVELHPYFQQKELRDFHAKHNIATEAWSPLARGKLFEDKVIVELAKKYNKTPSQIVLRWHFENGIIAIPKSSHTKRILENIDIFDFNLEASDLALISTIDDVNGRTSFDPATAVF from the coding sequence ATGATCAATCAGAAATACACTAACCTAAATGATGGTTTAAAAATTCCGACAGTAGGATTTGGAACATGGAAAGTTTCCGACACTGAGGCTCCCGCTGTGGTGGAAGAAGCGCTGGCCGCTGGATACCGCTCAATTGATACCGCTGCGATTTATGGAAATGAATCAGGTGTTGGAACTGCTATCAAAAACTCTAGTGTTGATAGAGCTGAAATTTTTCTTACAACTAAAGTTTGGAATTCGGAGCAAGGTTACGATTCAACTTTAAGGGCCATGGATACAAGTCTTAAAAAATTAAAAACAGACTATGTTGATTTATACCTGATTCACTGGCCGATGCCTGCTCAGGATAAATATGTGGCCACATGGAAAGCACTCAACCGCCTTCGCACAGAGGGGATCGCCAGATCAATTGGTGTTTGCAATTTTAATATCGATCATCTTGAAAGACTAATTGGTGAAACGGGAGTGATCCCGGTTTTAAATCAAGTTGAGTTGCACCCATACTTTCAACAGAAAGAATTAAGAGACTTCCATGCAAAACATAATATCGCAACGGAAGCATGGAGTCCGCTGGCCCGAGGTAAACTGTTTGAAGACAAGGTGATTGTCGAGCTTGCAAAAAAGTATAATAAAACACCTTCTCAAATTGTTCTTCGCTGGCACTTTGAAAATGGAATTATTGCGATTCCAAAATCAAGTCACACTAAAAGAATTCTTGAAAATATTGATATCTTCGATTTTAATTTAGAAGCATCAGACTTGGCATTAATTAGCACGATTGATGATGTGAATGGCAGAACAAGCTTTGATCCGGCCACGGCCGTATTTTAG
- a CDS encoding rhomboid family intramembrane serine protease, giving the protein MTTPSSIRLVTRTAFAFIFRVALATFLNSPILIIMETKTYIKENWLTKIPKRDGLNPTLFLMCLLLFTSFIYINNLFNAPLWMSANGNQVFAQGEWWRAWTTLFAHGDLSHILGNLFLFFPFSYYLIAYFGYTFFPFFGFFVGGLVNLAVLQTMPDHVGLIGVSGVVNWMGGAWLALAWLIDRRESNGRRVLKVVAVTIVLFVPDSFKPEVSYLSHFLGYFAGAFSGIAYYYLFKKKIKSAEVIEVVHEDDYVWGSDFEFINEDYREDYPRDHQISNSPCHQKG; this is encoded by the coding sequence ATGACGACACCATCAAGTATCAGATTGGTAACCCGAACTGCTTTTGCATTTATTTTCAGAGTGGCCCTTGCAACTTTTTTGAACAGTCCCATCTTGATAATTATGGAAACAAAAACCTACATTAAAGAAAATTGGCTGACGAAAATTCCAAAGAGAGATGGTCTAAACCCAACTCTCTTTTTAATGTGCCTCTTGCTGTTTACCAGCTTCATCTACATCAATAATTTATTCAATGCCCCTCTTTGGATGTCGGCCAACGGGAACCAGGTTTTTGCACAAGGGGAGTGGTGGCGAGCGTGGACAACGCTTTTTGCCCATGGTGATTTAAGTCATATCTTAGGAAATCTATTTTTATTTTTTCCGTTCTCATATTATCTCATCGCTTATTTCGGTTATACATTTTTTCCATTCTTCGGCTTCTTCGTCGGCGGTCTGGTTAACCTGGCCGTATTGCAGACGATGCCCGATCATGTGGGCCTTATAGGGGTCTCTGGAGTCGTTAATTGGATGGGTGGTGCCTGGCTTGCGCTGGCATGGCTTATCGATCGACGTGAGTCTAATGGAAGGCGTGTTTTGAAGGTGGTGGCGGTAACGATAGTGTTATTTGTACCGGACAGTTTTAAGCCTGAAGTGAGTTACTTAAGTCACTTCCTTGGTTACTTTGCTGGTGCCTTTAGCGGTATTGCTTACTACTACCTGTTCAAGAAGAAGATCAAGTCGGCCGAGGTGATTGAAGTTGTGCACGAAGACGATTATGTCTGGGGGAGTGACTTTGAATTCATCAATGAAGACTATCGTGAGGACTATCCTAGAGATCACCAGATCTCAAATTCCCCTTGTCATCAAAAGGGATAG
- a CDS encoding TetR/AcrR family transcriptional regulator has product MKKTKENGRDRLIVSALSLFCERGYHGVSVREICDHANANPSLISFHFGGKEALLETIFEGMLSEKFETTGNILSNVENEVDFKFRLTLFFKSYVEFYLENSEVVSLYFDQFEREHPYAIQIFPQTFGKLWNGLLNFIQQAQEKGIVDQSLDSKVLAFSLWTPVNASMRSKRSTHRACQFSLKDQHFIDLLIKQIIDSIKLAA; this is encoded by the coding sequence ATGAAAAAAACAAAAGAGAATGGGCGCGATCGTTTGATCGTGTCCGCTCTCTCTCTTTTTTGCGAACGTGGTTATCACGGAGTTTCAGTCAGAGAGATTTGTGATCACGCCAACGCTAACCCCAGCCTTATTTCCTTTCACTTCGGTGGCAAAGAGGCCTTGTTAGAAACGATATTTGAAGGAATGCTTTCAGAGAAGTTCGAGACAACTGGCAACATCTTGAGCAATGTCGAAAATGAAGTGGATTTTAAATTCAGACTGACTTTATTTTTTAAATCTTATGTGGAGTTCTATTTAGAGAACTCTGAAGTCGTCAGTCTTTACTTTGACCAGTTTGAAAGAGAGCACCCTTACGCTATTCAAATTTTCCCGCAGACTTTCGGAAAACTTTGGAATGGACTGCTGAATTTTATTCAGCAAGCTCAGGAAAAAGGAATTGTAGACCAGTCACTTGATAGTAAAGTCCTGGCCTTCTCATTATGGACACCGGTGAATGCGAGTATGAGATCGAAAAGATCCACTCATCGCGCGTGCCAATTTTCACTTAAAGATCAACATTTTATAGATTTGCTTATCAAGCAAATTATCGATTCAATAAAACTTGCAGCGTAG
- a CDS encoding helix-turn-helix domain-containing protein, with amino-acid sequence MGQIDQFLAAFKSSLKAKNIIYRDLAKSLNLSESSVKRILADKSISLERIDEICKACDISFSEVCRNANFEEDVSNHTLTKEQEKILAENPRQLHYFILLNDGLTPAKIERDYEITNNESKKILLQLDKLNLLELHPRDRVKLKNKTGTLRFRRDGAVGKILFAQTKSNYLNHDFESELDYIRFVTNGFPLESIAKFKKKLDKMVSELQEETRMVAGGDKKGLHDMGVLLAYRPWTNSSLDAIKKK; translated from the coding sequence ATGGGACAGATTGACCAATTTTTGGCCGCATTCAAAAGCTCTCTTAAAGCAAAAAACATTATTTATCGAGACCTGGCAAAATCGCTAAACTTGAGTGAATCGAGTGTGAAGCGCATCCTCGCAGACAAGTCTATAAGCCTTGAGCGCATCGATGAAATTTGCAAAGCATGTGACATTAGTTTTTCTGAAGTCTGTCGTAACGCTAATTTTGAAGAAGATGTATCCAATCACACATTGACCAAAGAGCAGGAAAAAATCCTCGCTGAAAATCCCAGACAACTTCATTATTTTATTTTGCTTAATGATGGACTAACTCCAGCAAAAATCGAAAGAGACTATGAGATCACAAATAACGAATCTAAAAAAATACTTCTACAGTTAGATAAATTAAACCTGCTTGAACTTCATCCCAGAGATAGAGTGAAGCTCAAAAATAAGACCGGCACACTTCGTTTTAGAAGAGACGGGGCGGTAGGGAAAATTCTTTTTGCTCAAACGAAGAGTAATTATTTAAATCATGATTTTGAATCCGAGCTGGATTACATCCGCTTCGTTACCAATGGCTTTCCTTTGGAGTCTATCGCGAAGTTTAAAAAGAAGCTTGATAAGATGGTGTCTGAGCTTCAAGAAGAGACTAGAATGGTTGCAGGTGGCGATAAAAAAGGATTGCACGATATGGGGGTACTACTTGCTTATCGTCCGTGGACGAATTCATCATTGGATGCGATCAAGAAAAAATAA
- a CDS encoding LEA/WHy family protein, producing MKYHFLFVILLSVLFGCSSLKKVVEPPKVKLQEIHITKLSALNADLEIILSVKNPNSINFDVKNLKYALDINDKTVTSGTMKEKVLVKGKETTMVSVPLRVLYKDIFSSVLMLLQKDGVPYLVKGSVEVGPFTIPFDDKGNLRSGDL from the coding sequence ATGAAATATCATTTTTTATTCGTTATTCTATTGTCGGTTCTTTTTGGATGTTCAAGCTTGAAGAAAGTTGTCGAACCACCAAAAGTTAAGCTTCAAGAAATTCATATCACTAAACTTTCTGCGCTCAACGCTGACCTTGAAATTATTTTAAGTGTAAAAAATCCGAACTCTATAAACTTTGATGTAAAAAATTTGAAATATGCACTGGATATCAATGACAAAACAGTGACATCAGGAACAATGAAAGAAAAAGTCCTGGTTAAAGGAAAAGAGACCACAATGGTTTCAGTCCCTCTGCGCGTTCTCTATAAAGATATTTTCAGCTCTGTCCTTATGCTCCTTCAAAAAGATGGAGTTCCTTACCTGGTCAAAGGAAGTGTTGAGGTTGGACCTTTCACTATCCCTTTTGATGACAAGGGGAATTTGAGATCTGGTGATCTCTAG
- a CDS encoding pirin family protein, with translation MINQVQLVIESRSKDLMGMPVSRVLPWSKKRMVGPFIFLDHMGPVHFDSEHKMTVNPHPHMGLSTLTYLFKGHIHHRDSLGSSQIIVPGEVNWMTAGRGISHSEKTPQNELGQETDVHGLQFWVALPDHLEDIEPSFFNFKNTQIPKLYKEGAEIDVVVGEFHGEVSPVKAYSPLVFVNIRATSDYTFEYESRSFEVALYLIEGSVQVGDVTYTNHEMIVFEPGSDIEVNISAGSHCVLIGGETFPKPKFIWWNFVSSSKEKMAIARDDWNSKKFPQVPGDTDNIPAPLDKI, from the coding sequence ATGATAAATCAAGTTCAGTTAGTTATTGAATCCAGATCAAAAGACTTAATGGGAATGCCCGTCTCACGTGTTTTACCCTGGTCAAAAAAGAGAATGGTTGGACCATTTATCTTTTTAGATCATATGGGCCCCGTACATTTTGATAGTGAACATAAAATGACGGTGAACCCACATCCACATATGGGTTTATCGACACTCACATACCTTTTTAAAGGCCATATCCATCATAGAGACAGCTTGGGCTCATCACAAATCATCGTCCCGGGAGAAGTGAACTGGATGACTGCTGGACGTGGTATATCTCATTCAGAAAAAACACCGCAAAATGAATTGGGGCAAGAGACTGACGTACACGGTTTACAATTTTGGGTGGCATTACCTGATCATCTCGAAGATATTGAACCCTCATTTTTTAATTTTAAAAATACTCAGATTCCTAAGCTGTATAAAGAAGGCGCAGAAATAGATGTCGTAGTAGGAGAGTTTCACGGTGAGGTTTCACCAGTAAAGGCCTATAGTCCTCTGGTCTTTGTAAATATCCGTGCGACCTCTGATTATACTTTTGAGTACGAATCCAGATCTTTCGAAGTAGCGCTTTATTTAATCGAAGGCTCAGTGCAAGTGGGTGACGTGACTTATACGAATCATGAAATGATTGTCTTTGAACCAGGTTCAGACATAGAGGTCAACATAAGTGCTGGCTCTCATTGTGTGTTGATTGGTGGAGAGACATTTCCCAAACCCAAATTTATCTGGTGGAATTTTGTTTCGAGCTCAAAAGAAAAAATGGCGATTGCCCGTGACGATTGGAATTCAAAAAAATTCCCACAGGTTCCAGGTGATACGGATAATATTCCTGCGCCACTTGATAAAATTTAA